The genomic region GATGCAGCGCAGCCAGCGGGGCGCTTCGCGCTGGGCGGCGCGGCCGTGGAACCCTTTGGTGCCCAGGAGCTGGGGGACCGTGGAGGGCATGGCCTTGGCCGCGGCGACGAGGGCGGAGTCGGGGATCAGCCGGCCGGGGGCGACGTCGCGCTTCTGCGCCAGGGAATCACGTTCCAGCCAGAGTTCCCGCACCGCGGCCAGCTGGCGGCGGTCCCGGATCTGGTGCAGCCCGGACGTCTTGCGCCACGGGTCGACGCGCGGCGGTGCCTGCCCGGCCTCGAGGATGGCGGCGAATTCCTGTTCGGCGTATTCCAGTTTGCCGTCCGCGACGAGGAGTTCGATCAGTTCCTCGCGCAGTTCGGTGAGGACCTCGACGTCGAGCGCCGCATACCGCAGCCAAGGCTCCGGCAGGGGGCGGGTGGACCAGTCGGCGGCGGAGTGCTCCTTCGCCAGGCCGAAGCCCAGGAGCTGTTCGATGACGGCGGCGAGCCCCACCCGGGGCAGTCCGGCCAGGCGCGCGGCGAGCTCGGTGTCGAAGAGCTTGTCCGGCCACATGCCGAGTTCGGACAGGCAGGGCAGGTCCTGGCTGGCGGCGTGCAGGATCCATTCGACACCGCGCAGCGCGTCATTGATGATGCTGAGATCCCCGAAGGGCTCCGGATCGATCAGCCAGGTTCCGGAGCCTTCGCGCCGGATCTGGACCAGGAAGGCGCGCTGGCCGTAGCGGAAGCCGGAGGCCCGCTC from Arthrobacter sp. NicSoilB8 harbors:
- a CDS encoding HRDC domain-containing protein, with the translated sequence MTPQNPEISTAGAVHNTTEAADTTAHITVEGFDSLVPEVIDLDAPRDGVPLVIETQSGLERCAAALAAGHGPAGVDAERASGFRYGQRAFLVQIRREGSGTWLIDPEPFGDLSIINDALRGVEWILHAASQDLPCLSELGMWPDKLFDTELAARLAGLPRVGLAAVIEQLLGFGLAKEHSAADWSTRPLPEPWLRYAALDVEVLTELREELIELLVADGKLEYAEQEFAAILEAGQAPPRVDPWRKTSGLHQIRDRRQLAAVRELWLERDSLAQKRDVAPGRLIPDSALVAAAKAMPSTVPQLLGTKGFHGRAAQREAPRWLRCISTARALDELPPLHLPTNAPPPPRVWADRDPEAAARLATARPKLQARAEELNLPVENLLTPDYLRRVAWRPPAELSEEGVAEELANLGARQWQIEITAPLITEAFLHPEPLPAKEPRVPAEAPSGAAG